From the Nocardiopsis changdeensis genome, one window contains:
- the fahA gene encoding fumarylacetoacetase, translating into MPDSWIDLPQDTEFGLATLPYGVYDTGPGDDRGTRIGVAVGSHVLDLGAAALTAGSPHADLLRTPNLDALLAAGRPVWDRVRADLADWLTDPAREEALRPHLVDRASVRLHLPFTVADYVDFYASEHHATNVGRIFRPDQEPLTPNWKHLPIGYHGRSGTIVVSGTDIVRPTGQRKPPTEPSPVFGPSVRLDIEAEVGFVVGTPSPMGGRVGVDGFADHVFGVFLLNDWSSRDLQAWEYVPLGPFLGKSFATSVSPWVVPLAALEAARVEQPAQDPEPLPYLRGTQPWGLDLRLEVRLNGHVVSRPPFSQMYWTAAQQLAHMTVNGASLRTGDVYASGTVSGPEVGQRGCFLELTWSGKEPLRLPDGTERTFLEDGDEVTITATAPGPDGTLVHFGEVSGRILPAV; encoded by the coding sequence ATGCCCGACAGCTGGATCGACCTGCCCCAGGACACCGAGTTCGGCCTGGCCACCCTGCCCTACGGGGTGTACGACACCGGCCCCGGCGACGACCGCGGCACCCGTATCGGCGTCGCCGTCGGCTCCCACGTCCTGGACCTGGGGGCCGCGGCCCTGACCGCCGGCTCCCCCCACGCCGACCTGCTCCGCACCCCGAACCTCGACGCGCTGCTGGCCGCCGGCCGCCCCGTCTGGGACCGGGTCCGCGCCGACCTGGCGGACTGGCTCACCGACCCCGCCCGCGAGGAGGCCCTGCGCCCCCACCTGGTGGACCGGGCGTCGGTGCGGCTGCACCTGCCGTTCACCGTCGCCGACTACGTGGACTTCTACGCCTCCGAGCACCACGCCACCAACGTCGGCCGGATCTTCCGCCCCGACCAGGAGCCGCTCACCCCCAACTGGAAGCACCTGCCCATCGGCTACCACGGCCGTTCCGGGACCATCGTGGTGTCGGGCACCGACATCGTCCGCCCCACCGGGCAGCGCAAGCCGCCCACCGAGCCGTCCCCGGTCTTCGGGCCGTCGGTGCGGCTGGACATCGAGGCCGAGGTGGGCTTCGTGGTCGGCACCCCCAGCCCGATGGGCGGGCGGGTCGGGGTGGACGGCTTCGCCGACCACGTCTTCGGCGTGTTCCTGCTCAACGACTGGTCCTCGCGCGACCTCCAGGCCTGGGAGTACGTGCCGCTGGGCCCGTTCCTGGGCAAGTCGTTCGCCACGTCCGTCTCCCCGTGGGTGGTGCCGCTGGCCGCCCTGGAGGCGGCCCGCGTGGAGCAGCCCGCCCAGGACCCCGAGCCGCTGCCCTACCTGCGCGGCACACAGCCCTGGGGCCTGGACCTGCGGCTGGAGGTCCGGCTCAACGGGCACGTGGTGTCGCGGCCCCCGTTCTCGCAGATGTACTGGACGGCGGCGCAGCAGCTCGCCCACATGACCGTCAACGGGGCGTCGCTGCGCACCGGCGACGTGTACGCCTCGGGCACGGTGAGCGGCCCCGAGGTGGGGCAGCGGGGCTGTTTCCTGGAGCTGACCTGGAGCGGCAAGGAGCCGCTGCGGCTGCCGGACGGCACCGAGCGCACCTTCCTGGAGGACGGGGACGAGGTCACCATCACGGCGACCGCCCCGGGCCCGGACGGGACCCTGGTCCACTTCGGCGAGGTGAGCGGGCGGATCCTGCCCGCCGTGTAG
- a CDS encoding maleylpyruvate isomerase family mycothiol-dependent enzyme has protein sequence MRRGEDLWPLVHAERAALADDLAGLSEEDWATPSLCDGLTVREVLAHLTAGASLNGLRWFAGVVRCRFDFDAQVAMRLAEQMGDSGADTLARFRAVVSSTTSPPLPRIAMLGEAVVHGEDIRRPLGIAADRPVGTLTRVAEYYRGSDQVVVARSRVADLRLEAADGSFAAGEGPRVAGSTLALIMAMTGRSAHLGDLSGDGVEVLRGRLDG, from the coding sequence ATGAGGCGGGGAGAGGACCTGTGGCCCCTGGTCCACGCCGAGCGCGCCGCCCTGGCCGACGACCTCGCCGGGCTGTCCGAGGAGGACTGGGCGACCCCGTCGCTGTGCGACGGGCTGACGGTGCGCGAGGTCCTCGCGCACCTGACCGCCGGGGCGAGCCTCAACGGGCTCCGGTGGTTCGCCGGTGTCGTCCGCTGCCGGTTCGACTTCGACGCCCAGGTCGCGATGCGCCTGGCCGAGCAGATGGGGGACTCCGGCGCCGACACCCTCGCCCGCTTCCGCGCGGTGGTGTCGAGCACGACCTCGCCGCCGCTGCCCCGGATCGCCATGCTGGGCGAGGCCGTCGTGCACGGCGAGGACATCCGGCGCCCGCTGGGCATCGCGGCCGACCGGCCCGTCGGCACCCTGACGCGGGTCGCCGAGTACTACCGGGGCTCGGACCAGGTCGTCGTCGCCAGGAGCCGGGTGGCGGACCTGCGGCTGGAGGCCGCCGACGGCTCCTTCGCGGCCGGGGAGGGGCCGCGGGTCGCCGGGAGCACGCTCGCGCTGATCATGGCGATGACCGGGCGGTCCGCGCACCTCGGCGACCTGAGCGGGGACGGGGTGGAGGTGCTGCGCGGGCGCCTGGACGGATGA
- a CDS encoding GatB/YqeY domain-containing protein: MDTPPGHRPPQELRALLRADLVAAMKARRPEAVSALRTALAAIENAEAVTAPAGGGAAGSEHVAGASAGVGSTEAPRRRLSAEDVHGLLRAQVDERRAEAERYAAHGRHDAALRLRAEADVLADYLTGAGDATV, encoded by the coding sequence GTGGACACGCCACCCGGGCACCGCCCGCCCCAGGAGCTGCGCGCGCTGCTGCGCGCCGACCTGGTCGCCGCGATGAAGGCCCGCAGGCCCGAGGCCGTCTCAGCGCTGCGCACGGCCCTGGCCGCCATCGAGAACGCCGAGGCCGTCACCGCCCCCGCGGGCGGCGGGGCGGCCGGGAGCGAGCACGTCGCCGGCGCGAGCGCGGGCGTCGGCTCGACCGAGGCTCCCCGCCGCCGCCTGTCCGCCGAGGACGTCCACGGCCTGCTGCGCGCCCAGGTCGACGAACGGCGGGCCGAGGCCGAGCGCTACGCCGCCCACGGGCGGCACGACGCCGCCCTGCGCCTGCGCGCCGAGGCCGACGTCCTCGCCGACTACCTCACCGGCGCGGGGGACGCAACGGTGTGA
- a CDS encoding HD domain-containing protein has protein sequence MGDDGPARIAHLLFEAGTLKNQRRTGWWVAGVRDPESVAEHSWRTALIASVLASMEGADPAKAALIAVWHDTGETRTGDLHHLAQKYLEAKPDARDIAADQTGGVPEAVGAMVRSAVAAYEEQDTPEARCAKDADKLECLIQAVEYRAQGHAAAQRWIDSSLERIATDGGRALAAAVLAQEPLDWVRTAMGR, from the coding sequence ATGGGCGACGACGGGCCGGCCCGCATCGCACACCTGCTGTTCGAGGCCGGGACGCTCAAGAACCAGCGCCGTACCGGCTGGTGGGTCGCCGGGGTCCGCGACCCCGAGTCGGTGGCCGAGCACTCGTGGCGGACCGCCCTGATCGCGTCGGTGCTGGCGTCGATGGAGGGCGCCGACCCCGCGAAGGCCGCGCTGATCGCTGTATGGCACGACACCGGCGAGACCCGCACCGGCGACCTCCACCACCTGGCGCAGAAGTACCTGGAGGCCAAGCCCGACGCCCGGGACATCGCCGCCGACCAGACCGGGGGAGTCCCGGAAGCGGTGGGCGCGATGGTCCGCTCCGCCGTGGCCGCCTACGAGGAGCAGGACACCCCGGAGGCGCGCTGCGCCAAGGACGCCGACAAACTGGAGTGCCTGATCCAGGCCGTGGAGTACCGGGCGCAGGGGCACGCGGCGGCACAGCGGTGGATCGACTCCAGCCTGGAGCGGATCGCCACGGACGGGGGACGGGCGCTCGCCGCGGCGGTGCTGGCGCAGGAACCCCTGGACTGGGTCCGCACCGCCATGGGCCGCTGA
- a CDS encoding sensor histidine kinase: protein MRGLLRSLWDEPRPPRPPSRPRRDLALAGVLAAAAVAEAVLRPDLPWRIPTLLLTVGLIALLPLRRTRPLAVVAATFGLSGLATAVLGGQSAPLYTTVCFLLLPYALFRWGSGREIAAGSAVMLANVAVPVLFGAPADTLGGAVLFSAAALGAAVRYRAGAREREFERARLLERERIARDLHDTVAHHVSAMAIRAQAGLAVARTRPGAAVDALEVIEAEAARALTEMRALVRVLRRDEDGPAARVPHPRVGDLRALAGDSGGPAVEVEVDDGLDDLPPEVAAAVHRLAREAVANARRHARNATRVRVRVTADDTSVHLRVSDDGDPVTRSTTGYGLIGMAERAELLGGTCRAAPGPGRGWTVAADLPRTGAAA from the coding sequence GTGCGCGGCCTCCTCCGCTCCCTGTGGGACGAGCCCCGGCCCCCTCGCCCGCCGTCGCGGCCACGACGGGACCTGGCGCTCGCGGGTGTGCTCGCGGCCGCCGCGGTGGCCGAGGCCGTGCTGCGCCCCGACCTGCCGTGGCGGATCCCGACGCTGCTCCTGACCGTCGGCCTGATCGCCCTGCTGCCGCTGCGCCGCACCCGTCCGCTGGCGGTGGTCGCGGCCACCTTCGGCCTCTCCGGCCTGGCCACAGCGGTCCTGGGCGGCCAGAGCGCCCCGCTGTACACGACGGTCTGCTTCCTGCTGCTGCCCTACGCGCTCTTCCGCTGGGGATCCGGCCGGGAGATCGCGGCGGGCTCGGCCGTCATGCTCGCCAACGTGGCGGTCCCCGTCCTCTTCGGCGCACCCGCCGACACGCTGGGCGGGGCCGTGCTCTTCTCGGCCGCGGCCCTGGGCGCGGCGGTGCGGTACCGGGCCGGGGCCCGCGAGCGCGAGTTCGAGCGGGCCCGCCTGCTCGAACGCGAACGGATCGCCCGCGACCTGCACGACACCGTCGCCCACCACGTCTCGGCGATGGCGATCCGGGCCCAGGCCGGGCTGGCGGTGGCGCGGACGCGGCCCGGGGCCGCGGTCGACGCCCTGGAGGTCATCGAGGCCGAGGCCGCCCGCGCCCTGACCGAGATGCGCGCCCTGGTGCGCGTTCTGCGCCGGGACGAGGACGGCCCCGCGGCGCGGGTGCCCCACCCGCGGGTGGGCGACCTGCGTGCGCTCGCCGGGGACTCCGGCGGCCCCGCCGTGGAGGTGGAGGTCGACGACGGCCTCGACGACCTGCCGCCGGAGGTGGCGGCCGCGGTCCACCGCCTGGCCCGGGAGGCGGTCGCCAACGCGCGCAGGCACGCCCGCAACGCCACCCGCGTCCGGGTGCGCGTCACCGCCGACGACACGTCGGTGCACCTGCGGGTCAGCGACGACGGGGACCCCGTCACCCGGAGCACGACCGGTTACGGGCTCATCGGCATGGCCGAACGGGCCGAACTGCTCGGCGGCACCTGCCGGGCCGCGCCCGGCCCCGGGCGGGGCTGGACCGTGGCAGCCGACCTGCCCCGGACCGGGGCGGCCGCGTGA
- a CDS encoding response regulator, translating to MSGGHGHVRVVVADDQEIVRTGLTMILDAQPGIEVVGQAADGREAVALARRLRPDVCLFDIRMPGTDGIEATRLLAGPGVEDPLAVVVITVFDLDEYVYAALRAGARGFLLKDAGADLLAQAVRAAAAGDALIAPGVTRRLLDAFARNRPAGPPEQPAEALTDREEQILRAVARGRTNDEIARETYIAVSTVKTHIAGIMAKLGARNRVEVAMWAYETGRAGNTPR from the coding sequence GTGAGCGGCGGTCACGGACACGTCCGGGTGGTCGTCGCCGACGACCAGGAGATCGTCCGCACCGGCCTGACGATGATCCTCGACGCCCAGCCGGGCATCGAGGTCGTCGGCCAGGCCGCCGACGGCCGCGAGGCCGTCGCGCTGGCGCGGCGCCTGCGCCCCGACGTGTGCCTGTTCGACATCCGGATGCCCGGCACCGACGGCATCGAGGCCACGCGCCTGCTGGCCGGCCCCGGGGTGGAGGACCCCCTCGCCGTCGTCGTCATCACCGTGTTCGACCTCGACGAGTACGTGTACGCCGCGCTCAGGGCCGGGGCCCGCGGGTTCCTGCTCAAGGACGCCGGGGCCGACCTGCTCGCCCAGGCCGTGCGGGCCGCCGCCGCGGGCGACGCGCTCATCGCCCCGGGCGTCACCCGGCGGCTGCTCGACGCGTTCGCGCGCAACCGCCCCGCCGGGCCTCCCGAGCAGCCCGCCGAGGCGCTCACGGACCGGGAGGAGCAGATCCTGCGGGCCGTGGCCCGCGGGAGGACCAACGACGAGATCGCCCGCGAGACCTACATCGCGGTGAGCACGGTCAAGACCCACATCGCCGGCATCATGGCCAAGCTCGGCGCCCGCAACCGGGTGGAGGTCGCCATGTGGGCCTACGAGACCGGGAGGGCCGGGAACACGCCGCGCTGA
- a CDS encoding DUF2306 domain-containing protein, whose translation MTPSARREWPVPVLLILLSAVPVIAGGVRLGDLGGGPVTPDNARFFADPVPVVLHIVAVVPYCLLGALQFAPGLRRRRWHRLSGRLLVPLGLVAALTGVWMSLAYPLNEGEGASLTLVRLVFGSAMAAAVLLGFAAVRRGDIAGHRAWMTRGYAIGLGAGTQVFTHLPWVLLPGQPGEATRTVLMAAGWVVNLAVAEWAVRRGPAAAGERAAAPARR comes from the coding sequence GTGACCCCCTCCGCCCGACGCGAGTGGCCCGTACCCGTTCTGCTGATCCTGCTCAGCGCCGTGCCCGTGATCGCGGGCGGAGTGCGCCTGGGCGACCTCGGCGGCGGGCCGGTCACCCCGGACAACGCCCGGTTCTTCGCCGACCCGGTGCCCGTGGTGCTGCACATCGTCGCCGTGGTGCCCTACTGCCTGCTGGGCGCCCTGCAGTTCGCGCCCGGGCTGCGCCGCCGCCGCTGGCACCGCCTGTCGGGGCGCCTGCTGGTCCCGCTGGGGCTCGTCGCGGCCCTGACGGGGGTGTGGATGAGCCTGGCCTACCCCCTGAACGAGGGGGAGGGCGCCTCGCTGACCCTGGTGCGGCTGGTGTTCGGGAGCGCCATGGCGGCGGCGGTCCTGCTGGGGTTCGCGGCCGTCCGGCGCGGCGACATCGCCGGGCACCGGGCCTGGATGACCCGCGGGTACGCGATCGGGCTGGGGGCGGGGACCCAGGTGTTCACCCACCTGCCCTGGGTGCTGCTGCCGGGACAGCCGGGGGAGGCCACCCGGACGGTGCTGATGGCGGCGGGGTGGGTCGTCAACCTCGCCGTCGCCGAGTGGGCCGTCCGCCGCGGTCCGGCGGCCGCGGGGGAGCGTGCCGCGGCCCCGGCCCGGCGCTGA
- a CDS encoding haloacid dehalogenase type II, whose translation MAPLPDVDVVVFDILGTMVDEPGGIARGIRSLPARLDDARVDGLVATWQRHVEERQRDILAGRRPYTDSTAIDREAAERVAAEAGVADADAVRALADSAQRLDPWPDSVSGLERIAARLPVMGLSNAGRPALTRINTHAGLRWHQVLSAEDVRGYKPHPDVYRLAVANTGLAPERLLMVAAHAWDLRGARAVGMRTAYVERPVGDPPRPADAFDLSAAGLDGLAALLTAD comes from the coding sequence ATGGCTCCGCTCCCCGATGTGGACGTGGTCGTGTTCGACATCCTCGGCACCATGGTCGACGAACCCGGCGGGATCGCACGCGGTATCCGCTCGCTGCCCGCCCGGCTCGACGACGCGCGCGTGGACGGCCTCGTCGCAACGTGGCAGCGGCATGTCGAGGAGCGGCAGCGGGACATCCTCGCGGGCCGCCGCCCCTACACCGACAGCACCGCGATCGACCGGGAGGCCGCCGAACGCGTCGCCGCCGAGGCCGGTGTCGCCGACGCGGACGCGGTCCGCGCGCTGGCGGACTCCGCGCAGCGCCTGGATCCGTGGCCGGACTCGGTGTCGGGCCTGGAGCGGATCGCCGCGCGCCTGCCCGTGATGGGGCTGTCGAACGCCGGCCGTCCGGCGCTCACCCGCATCAACACCCACGCCGGGCTGCGCTGGCACCAGGTGCTCTCCGCCGAGGACGTGCGCGGGTACAAGCCCCACCCGGACGTGTACCGCCTCGCCGTGGCCAACACCGGCCTGGCGCCCGAACGCCTGCTCATGGTCGCCGCCCACGCCTGGGACCTGCGCGGTGCCCGAGCCGTGGGCATGAGGACCGCCTACGTCGAACGCCCCGTCGGGGACCCGCCCCGGCCGGCGGACGCCTTCGACCTGAGCGCGGCGGGCCTCGACGGCCTGGCCGCGCTGCTCACCGCCGACTGA
- a CDS encoding GNAT family N-acetyltransferase yields the protein MSELGPDIWPPSPIKTERLVLRETEARDREAFIDLFSSPEVGTYLGGPQPREDLERAMPEVPGRRPGLFAVELDGAMVGMTTLDRRDPERPGHVRPEGAEAELGYLFLPRAWGHGYAAEACAAVLDWFAGALPGEPVVLCTQTANDRAMRLAARLGFTEAERFEEYGAEQWFGVWSPAAPTG from the coding sequence ATGTCTGAACTCGGGCCCGATATCTGGCCGCCCTCCCCGATCAAGACCGAACGCCTCGTGCTCCGTGAGACCGAGGCCCGGGACCGTGAAGCGTTCATCGACCTGTTCTCCTCGCCGGAGGTGGGCACCTACCTCGGCGGACCGCAGCCGCGCGAGGACCTCGAACGCGCGATGCCCGAGGTGCCCGGACGGCGCCCCGGCCTGTTCGCGGTCGAGCTGGACGGGGCGATGGTCGGCATGACCACGCTCGACCGGCGCGACCCGGAACGCCCGGGCCACGTGCGTCCGGAGGGCGCGGAGGCCGAGCTCGGCTACCTGTTCCTGCCCCGGGCCTGGGGGCACGGGTACGCCGCCGAGGCGTGCGCCGCGGTGCTCGACTGGTTCGCCGGGGCGCTGCCCGGCGAGCCGGTGGTGCTGTGCACGCAGACCGCCAACGACCGCGCGATGCGCCTGGCGGCGAGGCTGGGGTTCACCGAGGCGGAGCGGTTCGAGGAGTACGGCGCCGAACAGTGGTTCGGCGTGTGGTCCCCGGCCGCGCCGACCGGCTGA
- the rox gene encoding rifampin monooxygenase has protein sequence MIDVVIAGGGPTGMMLAAELRLHGVEVVVLEKEAERPPFVRALGLHARSIEVMDQRGLLGRFLAEGREHPLGGFFAAIRKPAPAGLDTAHGYVLAIPQTTIDRLLEEHAAEAGADIRRGRELVGLEQDAEGVDVELADGTRLRTRHLVGCDGGRSTVRRLLGVGFPGEPSRTETLLGEMEVTASPEELAAAMAEVRRTHMRFGIGPMGDGVHRVVVPAAGVAPDRTAAPTLEDFKRQLREYAGTDFGVHSPRWMSRFGDATRLADRYRVGRVLLAGDAAHVHPPVGGQGLNLGVQDAFNLGWKLAAEVSGRAQAGLLDTYEAERRPVAADVLDNTRAQMELMSPEPGPQAARRLVSELMDIEEVNRYLTEKIIATGIRYDVGAEGHPLLGARLRDVELKEHGRLYGLMHGGRGLLLDRTGSLSAQGWRDRVDHVVDDSEELAEMDVPAVLLRPDGHAVWVGRDREGLPDALSRWFGPAAA, from the coding sequence ATGATCGACGTGGTCATCGCCGGCGGGGGGCCGACCGGCATGATGCTGGCCGCCGAACTTCGGCTGCACGGGGTGGAGGTGGTCGTGCTGGAGAAGGAGGCCGAGCGGCCGCCCTTCGTCCGCGCCCTGGGGCTGCACGCGCGCAGCATCGAGGTGATGGACCAGCGCGGCCTGCTGGGCCGGTTCCTCGCGGAGGGGCGCGAGCACCCCCTGGGCGGGTTCTTCGCCGCCATCCGCAAGCCCGCCCCCGCGGGGCTCGACACCGCGCACGGCTACGTGCTCGCCATCCCGCAGACGACCATCGACCGGCTGCTGGAGGAGCACGCCGCCGAGGCCGGCGCCGACATCCGGCGCGGCCGCGAGCTGGTCGGCCTGGAGCAGGACGCGGAGGGGGTGGACGTCGAACTGGCCGACGGGACACGGCTGCGCACGCGCCACCTCGTCGGCTGCGACGGCGGCCGCAGCACCGTGCGCAGGCTGCTGGGCGTCGGCTTCCCCGGCGAGCCCAGCCGGACGGAGACGCTGCTGGGCGAGATGGAGGTGACCGCGTCGCCGGAGGAGCTGGCGGCGGCGATGGCCGAGGTCCGCAGGACCCACATGCGGTTCGGCATCGGCCCCATGGGCGACGGGGTCCACCGGGTGGTCGTGCCCGCGGCGGGGGTGGCGCCGGACCGGACCGCCGCGCCGACCCTGGAGGACTTCAAACGGCAGCTGCGCGAGTACGCGGGCACCGACTTCGGGGTGCACTCCCCGCGCTGGATGTCCCGCTTCGGCGACGCGACCCGGCTGGCGGACCGCTACCGGGTCGGCCGGGTGCTGCTGGCCGGGGACGCGGCGCACGTCCACCCGCCGGTGGGCGGGCAGGGGCTCAACCTGGGCGTCCAGGACGCCTTCAACCTGGGGTGGAAGCTGGCCGCCGAGGTGAGCGGCCGGGCCCAGGCGGGGCTGCTGGACACCTACGAGGCGGAGCGCCGCCCGGTGGCGGCCGACGTGCTGGACAACACCCGCGCGCAGATGGAGCTGATGTCCCCGGAGCCGGGGCCGCAGGCGGCGCGCCGCCTGGTGTCGGAGCTGATGGACATCGAGGAGGTGAACCGGTACCTGACCGAGAAGATCATCGCCACGGGGATCCGCTACGACGTGGGCGCGGAGGGGCACCCGCTGCTGGGCGCGCGGCTGCGGGACGTGGAGCTGAAGGAGCACGGGCGCCTGTACGGGCTGATGCACGGCGGCCGCGGACTGCTGCTGGACCGGACGGGGAGCCTGTCGGCACAGGGGTGGCGGGACCGGGTGGACCACGTCGTCGATGACAGCGAGGAGCTGGCGGAGATGGACGTGCCCGCGGTGCTGCTGCGCCCGGACGGCCACGCGGTCTGGGTGGGGCGCGACCGGGAGGGGCTGCCCGACGCGCTGTCCCGGTGGTTCGGACCCGCGGCCGCCTGA
- a CDS encoding glycoside hydrolase family 43 protein, with amino-acid sequence MIEPEAPSSPAGVLPTRPVLGGFHPDPTVCRVGDDFYLACSSFEYAPGVPLFRSRDLLAWEPIGHVMDRPAHLAARAGPSGGVYAPTLRHRDGTFHLVTTDVSAGPGHLLMTASDPAGPWSDPVRIRGAGGIDPDLAWDEDGRCLLTWSDGGIRQAVLDPATGELLTGPRTLWSGTGGRDPEGPHLYRAGRWWYLVIAEGGTGPGHAVTVARGPSPQGPFEPCPDNPLLTARGTPGPVQNTGHADLVERPDGSWAMVFLGVRPAGSFPGWHVLGRETFAAEVSWRDGWPVVSGPLEPSPRPPVRSVLADGVIGPDWVGAGVLPDRVLRWAGDRWRMAPPGPGRVFVGRRQEHTTMTARAVVAADGGTGALELRIDPAHRFALEVDADRVRAVAQAGPLTTVLGELPLRPGTELELRAVPPTAPLYSRERGPDVLVAGVRTPDGGTTELARLDGRYLSTEVAGGFTGRMVGVSCAGGGIAVRSVEYLGGT; translated from the coding sequence GTGATCGAGCCCGAGGCGCCCTCCTCCCCGGCCGGCGTACTGCCGACCCGCCCCGTTCTCGGGGGCTTCCACCCCGACCCCACCGTCTGCCGGGTGGGCGACGACTTCTACCTGGCGTGCTCCAGCTTCGAGTACGCGCCGGGGGTCCCGCTGTTCCGGTCCCGGGACCTGCTGGCCTGGGAGCCGATCGGCCATGTGATGGACCGCCCCGCGCACCTGGCGGCCCGCGCCGGCCCCTCGGGCGGCGTGTACGCCCCGACCCTGCGCCACCGCGACGGCACCTTCCACCTGGTGACGACCGACGTCTCCGCCGGCCCCGGCCACCTGCTGATGACCGCGTCCGACCCCGCCGGCCCCTGGTCGGACCCCGTCCGCATCCGCGGGGCGGGCGGCATCGACCCCGACCTGGCGTGGGACGAGGACGGCCGGTGCCTGCTCACCTGGTCGGACGGCGGGATCCGCCAGGCCGTCCTGGACCCGGCCACCGGCGAGCTGCTGACCGGGCCGCGCACCCTGTGGAGCGGCACCGGCGGCAGGGACCCGGAGGGGCCGCACCTGTACCGGGCCGGCCGGTGGTGGTACCTGGTGATCGCCGAGGGCGGCACCGGTCCCGGGCACGCGGTCACGGTCGCCCGCGGGCCCTCCCCGCAGGGCCCGTTCGAGCCCTGCCCGGACAACCCCCTGCTGACCGCCCGGGGCACCCCCGGCCCGGTCCAGAACACCGGCCACGCCGACCTGGTCGAACGCCCCGACGGGTCGTGGGCGATGGTGTTCCTCGGCGTGCGCCCCGCGGGCTCCTTCCCCGGCTGGCACGTGCTGGGCCGGGAGACGTTCGCCGCGGAGGTCTCCTGGAGGGACGGCTGGCCCGTGGTCTCCGGCCCGCTGGAACCCTCGCCGCGGCCCCCGGTACGGTCGGTCCTCGCCGACGGCGTGATCGGGCCCGACTGGGTCGGCGCCGGCGTCCTCCCCGACCGTGTGCTGCGGTGGGCGGGGGACCGGTGGCGGATGGCCCCGCCCGGCCCCGGCCGGGTGTTCGTGGGCCGCCGCCAGGAGCACACCACCATGACCGCCCGGGCGGTCGTCGCCGCGGACGGCGGGACCGGCGCCCTGGAGCTGCGCATCGACCCCGCCCACCGGTTCGCGCTGGAGGTCGACGCGGACCGGGTGCGCGCCGTGGCGCAGGCCGGGCCGCTCACCACCGTGCTGGGGGAGCTCCCCCTGCGGCCGGGGACGGAGCTCGAACTGCGCGCGGTGCCCCCGACCGCGCCCCTGTACAGCAGGGAGCGGGGGCCGGACGTGCTCGTCGCCGGTGTCCGCACCCCGGACGGCGGGACCACCGAGCTGGCACGGCTGGACGGGCGGTACCTGTCCACGGAGGTGGCCGGGGGGTTCACCGGCCGCATGGTCGGCGTCTCCTGCGCCGGGGGCGGGATCGCGGTGCGTTCCGTGGAGTACCTGGGCGGCACCTGA
- a CDS encoding GNAT family N-acetyltransferase → MHIRTALPADWPAIWPFLHRIVAAGDTFTYPPDLGEEAARDMWLLPEPDRTVVAVDGDGRVLGTAKMNRNHGGNASHIASASYMVDPAHSGRGVGRALCEYSLDWARAAGYRGMQFNAVVEGNERAVGLYRSLGFEVVGTLPEGFAHPRKGFVGLHIMYRRL, encoded by the coding sequence ATGCACATCCGCACCGCGCTCCCGGCCGACTGGCCCGCGATCTGGCCCTTCCTCCACCGGATCGTCGCCGCCGGCGACACCTTCACCTATCCCCCGGACCTGGGCGAGGAGGCCGCGCGCGACATGTGGCTGCTCCCCGAGCCGGACCGGACGGTGGTCGCGGTGGACGGCGACGGCCGCGTCCTGGGCACCGCCAAGATGAACCGCAACCACGGCGGGAACGCCTCGCACATCGCGAGCGCCAGCTACATGGTCGACCCCGCCCACTCCGGCAGGGGGGTGGGGCGGGCCCTGTGCGAGTACTCGCTGGACTGGGCGCGCGCGGCGGGCTACCGCGGGATGCAGTTCAACGCGGTCGTGGAGGGCAACGAGCGGGCGGTGGGGCTGTACCGGTCGCTGGGGTTCGAGGTGGTGGGAACGCTGCCGGAGGGGTTCGCGCACCCGCGGAAGGGGTTCGTGGGACTGCACATCATGTACCGGAGGCTGTGA